Proteins co-encoded in one Callospermophilus lateralis isolate mCalLat2 chromosome 2, mCalLat2.hap1, whole genome shotgun sequence genomic window:
- the Peli3 gene encoding E3 ubiquitin-protein ligase pellino homolog 3 isoform X1 has product MVLEGNPEVGTPRTSDLQHPGNKGSCILSSSEDAQPGEESIKYGELIVLGCCEEGGEETEAQRGEVTGPRAHSCYNGCLASGDKGRRRSRLALSRRPHANGVKPDVMHHISTPLVSKALSNRGQHSISYTLSRSHSVIVEYTHDSDTDMFQIGRSTENMIDFVVTDTSPGGGAAEGPSAQSTISRYACRILCDRRPPYTARIYAAGFDASSNIFLGERAAKWRTPDGLMDGLTTNGVLVMHPAGGFSEDSAPGVWREISVCGNVYTLRDSRSAQQRGKLVENESNVLQDGSLIDLCGATLLWRTPAGLLRAPTLKQLEAQRQEANAARPQCPVGLSTLAFPSPARGRTAPDKQQPWVYVRCGHVHGYHGWGCRRERGPQERECPLCRLVGPYVPLWLGQEAGLCLDPGPPSHAFAPCGHVCSEKTARYWAQTPLPHGTHAFHAACPFCGAWLTAPCLRRDLPKLVSEAGNHNLLATCTPGRYSGPSARLGCSEQELKASEKVQGVSPEEGQSWEGSSGEGSCISGQGKCLVTNERGVQGGRKEGWGFGYLD; this is encoded by the exons ATGCTGTGAGGAAGGAGgtgaggaaaccgaggctcagagaGGGGAAGTGACTGGCCCAAGGGCACACAGCTG CTACAATGGGTGTCTGGCAAGTGGGGACAAGGGTCGTCGGCGAAGCCGCCTTGCACTGAGTCGCCGGCCACATGCCAATGGAGTGAAGCCAGATGTCATGCACCACATCTCTACACCCCTCGTCTCCAAG GCTCTGAGTAACCGAGGCCAGCACAGCATCTCATACACACTGTCCCGGAGCCACTCAGTTATAGTGGAGTACACGCATGACAGCGACACAGACATGTTCCAG ATTGGACGCTCCACAGAGAACATGATAGACTTTGTGGTAACAGACACATCCCCTGGAGGAGGGGCTGCAGAGGGCCCTTCTGCCCAGAGCACCATCTCCCGCTATGCCTGCCGCATCCTCTGTGACCGCAGGCCACCCTATACTGCCCGCATCTATGCCGCTGGCTTTGATGCCTCCAGCAACATCTTCCTTGGA GAGCGGGCAGCCAAATGGCGGACCCCCGATGGCCTGATGGATGGCCTGACCACCAATGGGGTCCTGGTGATGCACCCTGCGGGAGGCTTCTCAGAAGACTCGGCCCCAGGTGTCTGGCGGGAGATCTCCGTCTGCGGGAATGTGTACACACTGCGGGACAGTCGCTCAGCCCAGCAGCGGGGGAAGCTG gtggaaaatgaatccaacgtgctgCAAGACGGTTCGCTCATCGACCTGTGTGGGGCCACACTGCTGTGGCGCACTCCGGCAGGGCTGCTGCGGGCACCCACGCTGAAGCAGCTGGAGGCCCAGCGGCAGGAGGCCAATGCAGCACGGCCCCAGTGCCCAGTGGGCCTCAGCACCCTGGCCTTCCCCAGTCCAGCCCGCGGTCGCACAGCGCCTGACAAGCAGCAGCCCTGGGTCTACGTCCGCTGCGGTCATGTCCACGGCTACCACGGCTGGGGCTGCCGGCGGGAACGGGGCCCCCAAGAGCGCGAGTGTCCTCTCTGCCGCCTTGTGGGGCCCTATGTGCCCCTGTGGCTTGGCCAGGAGGCTGGCCTCTGCCTGGACCCTGGGCCGCCCAGCCACGCCTTTGCACCCTGCGGCCACGTCTGCTCTGAGAAGACTGCCCGCTACTGGGCCCAGACGCCGCTACCGCACGGCACCCATGCTTTCCATGCCGCCTGCCCTTTTTGTGGGGCCTGGCTTACAG CTCCCTGCCTGAGGAGAGACCTGCCCAAGCTGGTGTCAGAAGCTGGCAACCACAACCTGCTGGCCACCTGCACCCCAGGCCGATACAGTGGGCCATCAGCCAGGCTGGGGTGTTCTGAGCAAGAACTGAAGGCTTCTGAGAAGGTACAGGGAGTCTCTCCAGAGGAAGGGCAGAGTTGGGAGGGCAGCTCAGGTGAGGGGAGCTGCATATCAGGACAGGGAAAATGCTTGGTGACCAATGAGCGTGGTGTTCAGGGGGGCAGGAAAGAGGGTTGGGGCTTTGGGTATCTGGACTAG
- the Peli3 gene encoding E3 ubiquitin-protein ligase pellino homolog 3 isoform X2, translating into MVLEGNPEVGTPRTSDLQHPGNKGSCILSSSEDAQPGEESIKYGELIVLGYNGCLASGDKGRRRSRLALSRRPHANGVKPDVMHHISTPLVSKALSNRGQHSISYTLSRSHSVIVEYTHDSDTDMFQIGRSTENMIDFVVTDTSPGGGAAEGPSAQSTISRYACRILCDRRPPYTARIYAAGFDASSNIFLGERAAKWRTPDGLMDGLTTNGVLVMHPAGGFSEDSAPGVWREISVCGNVYTLRDSRSAQQRGKLVENESNVLQDGSLIDLCGATLLWRTPAGLLRAPTLKQLEAQRQEANAARPQCPVGLSTLAFPSPARGRTAPDKQQPWVYVRCGHVHGYHGWGCRRERGPQERECPLCRLVGPYVPLWLGQEAGLCLDPGPPSHAFAPCGHVCSEKTARYWAQTPLPHGTHAFHAACPFCGAWLTAPCLRRDLPKLVSEAGNHNLLATCTPGRYSGPSARLGCSEQELKASEKVQGVSPEEGQSWEGSSGEGSCISGQGKCLVTNERGVQGGRKEGWGFGYLD; encoded by the exons CTACAATGGGTGTCTGGCAAGTGGGGACAAGGGTCGTCGGCGAAGCCGCCTTGCACTGAGTCGCCGGCCACATGCCAATGGAGTGAAGCCAGATGTCATGCACCACATCTCTACACCCCTCGTCTCCAAG GCTCTGAGTAACCGAGGCCAGCACAGCATCTCATACACACTGTCCCGGAGCCACTCAGTTATAGTGGAGTACACGCATGACAGCGACACAGACATGTTCCAG ATTGGACGCTCCACAGAGAACATGATAGACTTTGTGGTAACAGACACATCCCCTGGAGGAGGGGCTGCAGAGGGCCCTTCTGCCCAGAGCACCATCTCCCGCTATGCCTGCCGCATCCTCTGTGACCGCAGGCCACCCTATACTGCCCGCATCTATGCCGCTGGCTTTGATGCCTCCAGCAACATCTTCCTTGGA GAGCGGGCAGCCAAATGGCGGACCCCCGATGGCCTGATGGATGGCCTGACCACCAATGGGGTCCTGGTGATGCACCCTGCGGGAGGCTTCTCAGAAGACTCGGCCCCAGGTGTCTGGCGGGAGATCTCCGTCTGCGGGAATGTGTACACACTGCGGGACAGTCGCTCAGCCCAGCAGCGGGGGAAGCTG gtggaaaatgaatccaacgtgctgCAAGACGGTTCGCTCATCGACCTGTGTGGGGCCACACTGCTGTGGCGCACTCCGGCAGGGCTGCTGCGGGCACCCACGCTGAAGCAGCTGGAGGCCCAGCGGCAGGAGGCCAATGCAGCACGGCCCCAGTGCCCAGTGGGCCTCAGCACCCTGGCCTTCCCCAGTCCAGCCCGCGGTCGCACAGCGCCTGACAAGCAGCAGCCCTGGGTCTACGTCCGCTGCGGTCATGTCCACGGCTACCACGGCTGGGGCTGCCGGCGGGAACGGGGCCCCCAAGAGCGCGAGTGTCCTCTCTGCCGCCTTGTGGGGCCCTATGTGCCCCTGTGGCTTGGCCAGGAGGCTGGCCTCTGCCTGGACCCTGGGCCGCCCAGCCACGCCTTTGCACCCTGCGGCCACGTCTGCTCTGAGAAGACTGCCCGCTACTGGGCCCAGACGCCGCTACCGCACGGCACCCATGCTTTCCATGCCGCCTGCCCTTTTTGTGGGGCCTGGCTTACAG CTCCCTGCCTGAGGAGAGACCTGCCCAAGCTGGTGTCAGAAGCTGGCAACCACAACCTGCTGGCCACCTGCACCCCAGGCCGATACAGTGGGCCATCAGCCAGGCTGGGGTGTTCTGAGCAAGAACTGAAGGCTTCTGAGAAGGTACAGGGAGTCTCTCCAGAGGAAGGGCAGAGTTGGGAGGGCAGCTCAGGTGAGGGGAGCTGCATATCAGGACAGGGAAAATGCTTGGTGACCAATGAGCGTGGTGTTCAGGGGGGCAGGAAAGAGGGTTGGGGCTTTGGGTATCTGGACTAG
- the Peli3 gene encoding E3 ubiquitin-protein ligase pellino homolog 3 isoform X5 — protein MHHISTPLVSKALSNRGQHSISYTLSRSHSVIVEYTHDSDTDMFQIGRSTENMIDFVVTDTSPGGGAAEGPSAQSTISRYACRILCDRRPPYTARIYAAGFDASSNIFLGERAAKWRTPDGLMDGLTTNGVLVMHPAGGFSEDSAPGVWREISVCGNVYTLRDSRSAQQRGKLVENESNVLQDGSLIDLCGATLLWRTPAGLLRAPTLKQLEAQRQEANAARPQCPVGLSTLAFPSPARGRTAPDKQQPWVYVRCGHVHGYHGWGCRRERGPQERECPLCRLVGPYVPLWLGQEAGLCLDPGPPSHAFAPCGHVCSEKTARYWAQTPLPHGTHAFHAACPFCGAWLTAPCLRRDLPKLVSEAGNHNLLATCTPGRYSGPSARLGCSEQELKASEKVQGVSPEEGQSWEGSSGEGSCISGQGKCLVTNERGVQGGRKEGWGFGYLD, from the exons ATGCACCACATCTCTACACCCCTCGTCTCCAAG GCTCTGAGTAACCGAGGCCAGCACAGCATCTCATACACACTGTCCCGGAGCCACTCAGTTATAGTGGAGTACACGCATGACAGCGACACAGACATGTTCCAG ATTGGACGCTCCACAGAGAACATGATAGACTTTGTGGTAACAGACACATCCCCTGGAGGAGGGGCTGCAGAGGGCCCTTCTGCCCAGAGCACCATCTCCCGCTATGCCTGCCGCATCCTCTGTGACCGCAGGCCACCCTATACTGCCCGCATCTATGCCGCTGGCTTTGATGCCTCCAGCAACATCTTCCTTGGA GAGCGGGCAGCCAAATGGCGGACCCCCGATGGCCTGATGGATGGCCTGACCACCAATGGGGTCCTGGTGATGCACCCTGCGGGAGGCTTCTCAGAAGACTCGGCCCCAGGTGTCTGGCGGGAGATCTCCGTCTGCGGGAATGTGTACACACTGCGGGACAGTCGCTCAGCCCAGCAGCGGGGGAAGCTG gtggaaaatgaatccaacgtgctgCAAGACGGTTCGCTCATCGACCTGTGTGGGGCCACACTGCTGTGGCGCACTCCGGCAGGGCTGCTGCGGGCACCCACGCTGAAGCAGCTGGAGGCCCAGCGGCAGGAGGCCAATGCAGCACGGCCCCAGTGCCCAGTGGGCCTCAGCACCCTGGCCTTCCCCAGTCCAGCCCGCGGTCGCACAGCGCCTGACAAGCAGCAGCCCTGGGTCTACGTCCGCTGCGGTCATGTCCACGGCTACCACGGCTGGGGCTGCCGGCGGGAACGGGGCCCCCAAGAGCGCGAGTGTCCTCTCTGCCGCCTTGTGGGGCCCTATGTGCCCCTGTGGCTTGGCCAGGAGGCTGGCCTCTGCCTGGACCCTGGGCCGCCCAGCCACGCCTTTGCACCCTGCGGCCACGTCTGCTCTGAGAAGACTGCCCGCTACTGGGCCCAGACGCCGCTACCGCACGGCACCCATGCTTTCCATGCCGCCTGCCCTTTTTGTGGGGCCTGGCTTACAG CTCCCTGCCTGAGGAGAGACCTGCCCAAGCTGGTGTCAGAAGCTGGCAACCACAACCTGCTGGCCACCTGCACCCCAGGCCGATACAGTGGGCCATCAGCCAGGCTGGGGTGTTCTGAGCAAGAACTGAAGGCTTCTGAGAAGGTACAGGGAGTCTCTCCAGAGGAAGGGCAGAGTTGGGAGGGCAGCTCAGGTGAGGGGAGCTGCATATCAGGACAGGGAAAATGCTTGGTGACCAATGAGCGTGGTGTTCAGGGGGGCAGGAAAGAGGGTTGGGGCTTTGGGTATCTGGACTAG